A single genomic interval of Candidatus Poribacteria bacterium harbors:
- a CDS encoding xanthine dehydrogenase family protein molybdopterin-binding subunit produces MSEYAVLGKRLPRVDALEKVTGAAQYGADVHLPGMLYGKFVRSKHPHAKIVSIDTSEAEKLPGVRAIITQDDVESGRRVFASAKVLYLGEPIAAVAAIDPDIAEEAADLIQVSYEVLPVVQDVTESIKPDAPRLHSDDTKDSPARRAIRTELRRLERDDSQDHSAEIAELNAQLEAIEDEVYYNVSAETHTAVGDVEQGFAESDLVVEDTYVIPRVHQTYMEPHVSVADVDSTGKVTVWASTQGPFAIRSGIAGTLGIPLNQVNVIATTMGGGFGGRFGVALTHVPAVLLSQKTGRPVKIQMSREEEFTDGRPAPGCVITLKTGVKNDGTILARQALAFWDSGSVSGASIGSTLRVRGVYKIPHLKVDAYGVYTNKSGTAAYRAPGTPQAAFAGESQLDDIACKLGMDPVEFRLKNMREEGDPIPGGGQRGGASEPKVGYKETLQAVADAVDWRNRTTGPNQGWGVAIGDWTNGCGPGGMFVSIHEDGSARIFHGSMDISGTDTAITQIVAEVLTLPYEQVAITRGDTDSAPYATGSGGSVVTFTMGNTAKIAAEDTRKRILELAAERLNTEVDNLKLDGGQVTTVVGDPPKSIGFGELAAYSLSTTGGPIVGKGSFARQPTAPALAAQIAKVEVDTETGRIKVLKMASSQDVGFAINPMAVEGQIEGGTVQGYAWATMEEMQYDENGSVNPGFVDYRVPTTADLPTVESIIVEVEAPKGPFGAKGVGEPPITPTLATMANAVADAVGVRITELPMTPERVVDAISGNGK; encoded by the coding sequence ATGTCAGAATATGCGGTTCTTGGCAAAAGACTCCCCAGAGTCGATGCCCTTGAAAAGGTAACGGGTGCAGCGCAATACGGGGCTGATGTGCATCTGCCCGGTATGCTCTACGGCAAATTTGTTCGTAGCAAACACCCACATGCAAAGATTGTTAGCATCGACACCAGTGAAGCGGAAAAGTTGCCCGGTGTACGCGCTATCATCACCCAAGACGACGTCGAAAGTGGACGACGGGTCTTTGCTTCTGCCAAAGTCCTCTATCTCGGCGAACCGATTGCAGCCGTTGCGGCAATCGATCCAGACATTGCGGAGGAAGCTGCCGACTTGATTCAGGTCAGCTACGAAGTGTTACCTGTTGTTCAAGATGTGACCGAGTCGATTAAGCCGGACGCACCACGTCTACACAGCGATGATACGAAAGATAGCCCTGCCCGTCGAGCGATTAGAACTGAGTTGCGAAGACTTGAGCGAGATGACTCTCAGGATCACAGTGCAGAGATTGCTGAGTTAAACGCACAGTTAGAAGCCATCGAAGATGAGGTTTACTACAATGTCTCCGCTGAAACGCACACAGCAGTTGGCGATGTAGAACAAGGCTTTGCTGAATCGGATCTGGTTGTGGAAGATACGTATGTCATTCCACGGGTTCATCAAACCTACATGGAGCCACACGTTTCCGTTGCAGATGTTGATTCTACCGGCAAGGTCACCGTGTGGGCAAGCACGCAAGGTCCTTTCGCTATCCGATCCGGCATCGCGGGCACGCTCGGTATTCCGCTGAATCAGGTGAACGTTATCGCGACCACAATGGGCGGCGGGTTCGGTGGACGTTTTGGCGTCGCACTCACGCACGTTCCTGCGGTTCTACTCTCTCAGAAGACAGGTCGTCCGGTGAAGATTCAAATGAGCCGTGAAGAGGAGTTTACCGATGGGCGGCCGGCACCGGGGTGCGTAATCACACTAAAAACAGGTGTCAAGAACGACGGTACAATCCTAGCCCGTCAAGCGCTTGCCTTTTGGGATTCCGGTTCCGTGTCGGGTGCATCGATCGGCAGTACCCTTCGAGTACGGGGTGTCTATAAAATTCCGCACCTAAAGGTTGACGCGTATGGCGTTTACACAAATAAATCAGGCACTGCCGCTTATCGCGCACCGGGGACACCGCAAGCTGCCTTCGCTGGCGAATCGCAACTTGATGACATTGCGTGCAAACTCGGCATGGATCCTGTTGAATTTCGCCTCAAGAACATGCGTGAAGAGGGCGATCCCATCCCCGGTGGTGGTCAACGTGGTGGAGCTAGTGAGCCAAAGGTCGGTTACAAGGAAACCTTGCAGGCGGTCGCTGATGCCGTTGACTGGCGGAATCGAACCACAGGTCCCAATCAGGGTTGGGGCGTTGCGATAGGTGACTGGACAAATGGTTGTGGGCCGGGCGGGATGTTTGTCTCTATCCACGAAGATGGAAGTGCACGAATCTTCCACGGCTCGATGGATATCAGCGGTACTGATACTGCGATTACCCAGATCGTTGCCGAAGTGTTGACCCTCCCCTACGAGCAGGTTGCAATCACCCGTGGTGATACTGATTCGGCACCTTATGCAACAGGTTCCGGCGGTAGCGTTGTCACCTTCACGATGGGGAACACGGCCAAGATTGCGGCTGAGGATACGCGCAAACGTATCCTTGAACTTGCTGCTGAACGGTTGAATACGGAGGTTGATAACCTCAAGCTGGATGGGGGACAGGTGACCACAGTTGTCGGTGATCCACCGAAATCGATTGGATTCGGCGAGTTGGCTGCATATAGCCTCTCAACAACAGGTGGTCCCATCGTTGGCAAAGGTTCGTTCGCACGACAACCGACAGCACCTGCCCTTGCCGCACAAATTGCTAAAGTAGAGGTCGATACGGAGACGGGCAGAATCAAGGTGCTGAAGATGGCGTCTTCACAGGATGTCGGTTTTGCTATCAATCCGATGGCAGTTGAGGGACAGATCGAGGGTGGCACGGTACAAGGCTACGCTTGGGCAACCATGGAGGAGATGCAGTATGACGAGAACGGCAGCGTGAATCCGGGCTTCGTCGATTACCGTGTGCCGACCACCGCAGACCTCCCTACTGTGGAATCAATCATCGTTGAGGTAGAAGCACCCAAGGGACCGTTTGGTGCGAAAGGTGTCGGTGAGCCGCCGATTACGCCCACTTTGGCAACGATGGCGAATGCCGTCGCCGATGCCGTTGGTGTCCGGATAACGGAGCTACCGATGACGCCAGAGCGGGTTGTCGATGCAATTAGCGGCAACGGTAAGTAA
- a CDS encoding SUMF1/EgtB/PvdO family nonheme iron enzyme — MTPKTLADWVIDARQRTFDIVADLTDEQIMSPYLSIVNPLLWEIGHVAWFQEKWVLRDTCKEKPIRDDADALWDSIAIPHQTRWDLPLPSREGTLAYMREVRDQILDKLQRGEPSEEFAYFVRYTTYHEDMHNEAFTYTRQTLEYPPPRFSAVPEGHRDVGGGPLPGDAQIPGGTLMLGATPDEPFVFDNEKWAHPVEIEPFAIARAAVTQSEFATFTEDNGYLRKELWSAEGWEWRESVNATEPVYWQKSHNGWLRRHFDKWVPLEPHLPIIHVNYYEAEAYCSWAKRRLPTETEWETAAAAEPNPAGDGLSSQKRCFPWGNEPPTPEHANLDWDAMGCVDVGACPKSDSAFGCRQMIGNVWEWTSTPFRPYPGFEIDPYKEYSEPWFETRKVLRGGCWTTRSRLLRNTWRNFYTPDRRDVLAGFRTCAS; from the coding sequence ATGACCCCCAAAACACTCGCTGACTGGGTCATTGACGCCCGTCAGCGCACCTTCGATATCGTTGCAGATCTCACCGATGAACAGATAATGAGCCCATATCTTTCAATCGTTAATCCGCTGTTGTGGGAGATTGGGCATGTCGCATGGTTCCAAGAGAAGTGGGTACTGCGAGATACATGCAAAGAGAAGCCGATCCGTGATGATGCCGACGCGCTTTGGGATTCGATTGCGATCCCTCATCAAACACGGTGGGACCTGCCGTTGCCCTCTCGTGAAGGAACGTTAGCGTATATGCGAGAAGTACGGGACCAGATTCTGGACAAGCTTCAGCGTGGGGAACCGAGTGAAGAATTTGCGTATTTTGTGCGCTATACCACTTACCATGAAGACATGCACAATGAGGCGTTCACGTATACACGACAAACTTTGGAATACCCACCGCCACGCTTTTCTGCTGTGCCTGAAGGTCATCGCGATGTCGGAGGCGGTCCATTGCCGGGTGATGCCCAGATCCCTGGTGGTACGTTGATGTTGGGTGCTACACCTGACGAACCCTTCGTGTTTGACAACGAGAAGTGGGCACACCCGGTCGAAATAGAGCCGTTCGCTATTGCGCGTGCCGCAGTGACTCAATCCGAGTTCGCAACGTTTACCGAGGATAACGGTTATCTTCGCAAGGAGTTGTGGAGTGCAGAGGGCTGGGAGTGGCGAGAGTCTGTAAACGCAACGGAGCCCGTCTATTGGCAAAAATCACATAACGGTTGGCTGCGTCGGCATTTCGATAAATGGGTGCCGCTTGAGCCACATCTCCCAATCATTCATGTCAATTATTATGAGGCTGAAGCCTACTGCAGTTGGGCGAAGCGCAGACTTCCAACCGAAACCGAGTGGGAGACAGCGGCTGCTGCCGAACCGAACCCAGCAGGAGACGGATTATCTTCACAGAAACGTTGCTTCCCTTGGGGCAATGAACCCCCAACACCAGAACATGCCAACCTCGACTGGGATGCAATGGGTTGCGTTGATGTGGGAGCGTGCCCAAAAAGCGATAGTGCCTTCGGCTGTCGACAGATGATTGGTAATGTCTGGGAGTGGACTAGCACTCCTTTTCGCCCTTATCCGGGCTTTGAAATTGACCCATACAAGGAATATTCGGAACCCTGGTTTGAAACCCGCAAGGTATTGCGCGGCGGCTGCTGGACGACCCGTTCACGTCTCCTCCGAAATACGTGGCGTAACTTCTATACGCCAGATCGGCGAGATGTATTGGCGGGGTTCCGGACCTGTGCAAGTTGA
- the egtD gene encoding L-histidine N(alpha)-methyltransferase, producing MIIQGLPDGVNLITAPQHHLQQSLKDAVADGFQKTPKSIPPLFFYDTPGSQLFEQICKLPEYYPTRTEHKILTDGARDIIKTITGEVELVELGSGSSAKTRVLINAILADQPHLHYIPTDISTDFLIESSIALKNEYESLSITAIAAEHSDALRLLPKEDGQSRLFLFLGSNIGNFEPEAAIDFIGRIRCQMCEADRLLIGFDLVKDHQVLFDAYNDKAGVTAEFNKNLLVRINGELGGDFKLDLFDHYAPFVEEHSRIEMRLISRCVQQVYVDGLGQRFDFEEGEYIHTENSYKYTLKGFGSLCDEVGLKMQEYWLDERGWFAVGLFRKTGGG from the coding sequence ATGATAATACAAGGGCTACCAGACGGTGTCAACCTAATTACGGCACCCCAACACCATCTGCAGCAATCGTTAAAAGACGCGGTTGCAGATGGATTTCAAAAGACTCCAAAAAGTATTCCGCCCCTCTTCTTTTACGACACCCCCGGTTCTCAGCTTTTCGAGCAGATCTGCAAACTCCCCGAATACTATCCAACACGAACCGAGCACAAAATCCTAACAGACGGCGCGCGGGACATCATCAAAACAATCACCGGCGAAGTGGAACTCGTGGAACTTGGCAGTGGGAGTTCTGCCAAAACACGGGTTCTTATTAACGCAATTCTTGCAGATCAACCCCACCTCCACTACATACCGACCGATATTTCCACAGACTTTCTGATCGAATCGTCGATTGCCCTCAAAAATGAGTACGAATCGTTATCGATTACAGCGATTGCTGCGGAGCACAGTGATGCGCTCCGGCTTTTACCCAAAGAGGACGGCCAATCCCGTCTTTTTCTATTCCTCGGTAGCAACATCGGAAACTTTGAGCCGGAGGCAGCGATTGACTTCATCGGACGGATTCGCTGTCAAATGTGTGAGGCTGACCGCCTGCTGATAGGATTTGATCTGGTGAAAGACCATCAAGTGCTTTTCGACGCTTACAACGATAAGGCAGGGGTAACGGCTGAGTTCAACAAAAACCTGTTGGTGCGAATTAACGGCGAATTGGGCGGAGACTTCAAGCTCGATCTGTTCGATCATTACGCGCCGTTTGTTGAGGAACATTCCCGTATCGAAATGCGCCTGATAAGTCGGTGTGTTCAGCAGGTTTACGTGGACGGTCTTGGGCAAAGGTTCGATTTTGAAGAGGGTGAGTATATCCATACGGAAAACAGCTACAAGTATACGCTTAAAGGGTTTGGTTCTCTTTGTGACGAAGTGGGGCTGAAGATGCAGGAGTATTGGCTTGATGAGCGTGGGTGGTTTGCGGTGGGGCTGTTTCGCAAAACCGGAGGAGGATAA
- a CDS encoding ATP-binding cassette domain-containing protein: protein MNESKIALREVEMRFGDVVALHSTNLQVAAGQTTVLIGPSGCGKSTILRLIIGLLTPTSGEIEFEGKPVSQNNILALRRRMGYVIQDGGLFPHLTAAQNVTLMARHLQPTVPADAIQTKLDELCELTRFPQEGLARYAVELSGGQRQRVSLMRALALDPDVLLLDEPLGALDPMVRASLQTELKEIFSSLGKTVILVTHDMAEAGYIGDSIVLMREGRILQQGTLDDLRERPADDFVSEFITAQRSLVQL from the coding sequence ATGAACGAAAGCAAAATTGCACTGCGGGAGGTCGAGATGCGTTTTGGCGATGTTGTCGCTCTCCATTCGACCAACCTGCAGGTCGCAGCGGGGCAAACAACGGTGTTAATCGGTCCGAGCGGTTGTGGCAAATCCACTATTCTACGGCTAATTATAGGCTTGTTAACGCCAACCTCCGGGGAAATCGAATTTGAAGGGAAGCCAGTTTCACAGAATAATATCCTTGCGTTACGGCGTCGGATGGGTTACGTGATTCAGGATGGGGGACTATTTCCGCATCTGACCGCTGCTCAAAATGTGACCCTCATGGCACGGCATCTCCAACCCACCGTTCCAGCAGACGCAATTCAGACGAAGTTGGATGAACTGTGTGAATTGACGCGTTTTCCGCAGGAAGGACTTGCTCGTTATGCCGTTGAACTTTCGGGCGGGCAGCGTCAGCGCGTCAGTTTGATGCGGGCACTTGCTCTGGACCCCGACGTTCTGCTGCTTGATGAGCCGCTTGGAGCGTTAGACCCGATGGTGCGTGCCTCCCTGCAAACAGAGTTGAAAGAGATTTTCAGCAGTCTCGGTAAAACCGTCATCCTCGTCACCCATGATATGGCAGAAGCCGGTTATATCGGAGATAGCATCGTCCTCATGCGTGAGGGGCGCATCCTCCAACAGGGAACGCTTGATGACCTCCGAGAGCGACCGGCTGACGATTTCGTCTCGGAATTCATCACCGCACAACGGAGTCTAGTCCAACTGTAA